The Saccharopolyspora gloriosae genome has a segment encoding these proteins:
- the rfbD gene encoding dTDP-4-dehydrorhamnose reductase: MSETESARVCEPGEIALLVPGGRGQLGRELNRRAKGIAGVVHAPGSGELDIRDAQDVSDEVDAFAEAARDNNLCPVVINAAAHTAVDAAESEPELAAAINVDGAAALARACAARRVPLVHLSTDYVFDGTADTPYEPADVTEPRAVYGRTKLAGERAVLAAADRAWVVRTAWVYGAGGGNFVKTMARLAGERDTVTVVDDQIGAPTWTGDLAAGLLELAGLLAVRRDPAQRVLHCTNGGQASWFEFARAVFAEIGADPQRVLPCTTADFPRPAPRPGYSVLSPRSWAEAGLSPLRDWRSALTDAFAQDGAALRGES; the protein is encoded by the coding sequence ATGAGCGAGACCGAATCGGCCCGGGTCTGCGAACCGGGTGAGATCGCCCTGCTGGTGCCGGGCGGCCGGGGACAGCTCGGCCGTGAGCTCAACCGCCGGGCGAAGGGGATCGCCGGCGTGGTGCACGCACCGGGATCCGGCGAGCTGGACATTCGCGATGCGCAGGACGTCTCGGACGAGGTGGACGCGTTCGCCGAGGCCGCGCGGGACAACAACCTGTGCCCGGTGGTGATCAACGCGGCCGCGCACACGGCGGTGGACGCGGCGGAGAGCGAACCCGAACTGGCGGCGGCGATCAACGTCGACGGGGCGGCGGCGCTGGCCCGAGCCTGCGCGGCGCGGCGGGTTCCGCTGGTGCACCTGTCCACCGACTACGTCTTCGACGGCACCGCCGACACGCCCTACGAGCCTGCCGACGTGACGGAGCCGCGCGCGGTGTACGGGCGCACGAAGCTCGCGGGGGAGCGCGCGGTGCTCGCCGCCGCCGACCGGGCCTGGGTGGTGCGCACGGCGTGGGTGTACGGCGCAGGCGGCGGGAACTTCGTGAAGACGATGGCCCGACTCGCCGGGGAGCGGGACACGGTGACCGTGGTCGACGACCAGATCGGGGCGCCGACCTGGACCGGTGATCTCGCCGCGGGCCTGCTGGAGTTGGCGGGTCTGCTGGCCGTGCGCCGCGATCCGGCGCAGCGGGTGCTGCATTGCACGAACGGCGGGCAGGCGAGCTGGTTCGAGTTCGCGCGCGCGGTGTTCGCGGAGATCGGCGCCGATCCGCAGCGGGTGCTGCCGTGCACCACGGCGGACTTTCCGCGGCCGGCGCCGCGGCCCGGGTATTCGGTGCTGTCGCCGCGGTCGTGGGCCGAGGCGGGGCTGAGCCCGCTGCGGGACTGGCGTTCGGCGCTCACCGACGCGTTCGCGCAGGACGGCGCTGCGCTGCGCGGCGAGTCCTGA